The Microcaecilia unicolor chromosome 13, aMicUni1.1, whole genome shotgun sequence genome has a window encoding:
- the ENO1 gene encoding alpha-enolase isoform X2 has protein sequence MSVLKIHARQIFDSRGNPTVEVDLTTEKGLFRAAVPSGASTGIYEALELRDNDKTRYLGKGVTRAVKYVNEFLGPAMCTQNVKVVEQEKIDKLMLEMDGSENKSKFGANAILGVSLAVCKAGAAEKGVPLYRHIADLAGNSEVILPVPAFNVINGGSHAGNKLAMQEFMILPVGACNFKEAMCIGSEVYHNLKNVINEKYGKDATNVGDEGGFAPNILENKEALELLKTAISKAGYLDKIVIGMDVAASEFYRDGKYDLDFKSPDDPGRYIVSDKLADIYKGFVKDYPVVSIEDPFDQDDWAAWAKFTASVGIQVVGDDLTVTNPKRIARAVEQKACNCLLLKVNQIGTVTESLQACKLAQANGWGVMVSHRSGETEDTFIADLVVGLCTGQIKTGAPCRSERLAKYNQLLRIEEELGSKARFAGRNFRKPVIN, from the exons GTCTCTTCCGTGCTGCTGTTCCCAGTGGTGCCTCTACTGGTATCTATGAGGCTTTGGAACTACGTGACAATGATAAGACACGTTACCTGGGAAAAG GCGTCACCCGAGCTGTGAAATATGTAAACGAGTTCCTTGGACCAGCGATGTGCACTCAG AATGTGAAAGTTGTGGAGCAGGAGAAGATTGACAAGTtaatgctggagatggatgggtcAGAAAACAAGT CCAAGTTTGGGGCCAATGCCATTCTGGGTGTATCTCTGGCCGTGTGCAAAGCTGGAGCAGCCGAGAAAGGGGTCCCTCTGTACCGCCACATTGCTGACCTCGCTGGGAACTCTGAAGTCATTTTGCCGGTTCCG GCATTCAATGTGATCAACGGTGGTTCCCATGCTGGCAACAAGCTGGCCATGCAGGAGTTCATGATATTGCCTGTTGGGGCCTGCAACTTCAAAGAGGCTATGTGTATTGGGTCAGAGGTCTACCACAATCTGAAGAATGTTATCAATGAGAAGTATGGCAAAGATGCTACCAATGTGGGTGACGAAGGTGGCTTTGCCCCCAACATCTTGGAGAATAAGGAAG CTTTGGAGCTGCTGAAGACGGCAATCAGCAAGGCTGGCTACCTTGATAAGATTGTCATCGGTATGGATGTGGCTGCCTCAGAGTTCTACCGTGATGGCAAATATGATCTGGACTTCAAGTCTCCTGATGATCCTGGACGCTACATCGTCTCTGACAAGTTGGCAGACATCTACAAGGGCTTCGTTAAGGATTATCCAG TTGTCTCCATTGAAGATCCCTTTGACCAGGACGACTGGGCTGCTTGGGCCAAATTCACGGCCAGTGTTGGAATCCAAGTGGTTGGCGATGACTTGACTGTGACCAATCCTAAGCGAATTGCCCGGGCTGTGGAACAGAAGGCCTGCAACTGCCTACTGCTCAAAGTCAACCAAATTGGAACAGTTACAGAGTCTTTGCAAGC cTGTAAGCTGGCACAGGCAAATGGCTGGGGTGTAATGGTCAGTCACCGCTCTGGAGAAACGGAGGACACCTTCATTGCCGACCTGGTGGTTGGTCTCTGCACTGGACAG ATAAAGACGGGAGCTCCCTGCAGATCTGAGCGTCTTGCAAAATACAACCAGCTGCTGAG AATTGAAGAGGAACTGGGCAGCAAGGCACGCTTTGCTGGcaggaacttcaggaaaccagTCATTAACTGA
- the ENO1 gene encoding alpha-enolase isoform X1 — translation MSVLKIHARQIFDSRGNPTVEVDLTTEKGLFRAAVPSGASTGIYEALELRDNDKTRYLGKGVSKAVEHINKTIAPALIKKNVKVVEQEKIDKLMLEMDGSENKSKFGANAILGVSLAVCKAGAAEKGVPLYRHIADLAGNSEVILPVPAFNVINGGSHAGNKLAMQEFMILPVGACNFKEAMCIGSEVYHNLKNVINEKYGKDATNVGDEGGFAPNILENKEALELLKTAISKAGYLDKIVIGMDVAASEFYRDGKYDLDFKSPDDPGRYIVSDKLADIYKGFVKDYPVVSIEDPFDQDDWAAWAKFTASVGIQVVGDDLTVTNPKRIARAVEQKACNCLLLKVNQIGTVTESLQACKLAQANGWGVMVSHRSGETEDTFIADLVVGLCTGQIKTGAPCRSERLAKYNQLLRIEEELGSKARFAGRNFRKPVIN, via the exons GTCTCTTCCGTGCTGCTGTTCCCAGTGGTGCCTCTACTGGTATCTATGAGGCTTTGGAACTACGTGACAATGATAAGACACGTTACCTGGGAAAAG GTGTATCAAAAGCTGTTGAGCACATCAATAAAACCATTGCCCCTGCTCTGATTAAAAAG AATGTGAAAGTTGTGGAGCAGGAGAAGATTGACAAGTtaatgctggagatggatgggtcAGAAAACAAGT CCAAGTTTGGGGCCAATGCCATTCTGGGTGTATCTCTGGCCGTGTGCAAAGCTGGAGCAGCCGAGAAAGGGGTCCCTCTGTACCGCCACATTGCTGACCTCGCTGGGAACTCTGAAGTCATTTTGCCGGTTCCG GCATTCAATGTGATCAACGGTGGTTCCCATGCTGGCAACAAGCTGGCCATGCAGGAGTTCATGATATTGCCTGTTGGGGCCTGCAACTTCAAAGAGGCTATGTGTATTGGGTCAGAGGTCTACCACAATCTGAAGAATGTTATCAATGAGAAGTATGGCAAAGATGCTACCAATGTGGGTGACGAAGGTGGCTTTGCCCCCAACATCTTGGAGAATAAGGAAG CTTTGGAGCTGCTGAAGACGGCAATCAGCAAGGCTGGCTACCTTGATAAGATTGTCATCGGTATGGATGTGGCTGCCTCAGAGTTCTACCGTGATGGCAAATATGATCTGGACTTCAAGTCTCCTGATGATCCTGGACGCTACATCGTCTCTGACAAGTTGGCAGACATCTACAAGGGCTTCGTTAAGGATTATCCAG TTGTCTCCATTGAAGATCCCTTTGACCAGGACGACTGGGCTGCTTGGGCCAAATTCACGGCCAGTGTTGGAATCCAAGTGGTTGGCGATGACTTGACTGTGACCAATCCTAAGCGAATTGCCCGGGCTGTGGAACAGAAGGCCTGCAACTGCCTACTGCTCAAAGTCAACCAAATTGGAACAGTTACAGAGTCTTTGCAAGC cTGTAAGCTGGCACAGGCAAATGGCTGGGGTGTAATGGTCAGTCACCGCTCTGGAGAAACGGAGGACACCTTCATTGCCGACCTGGTGGTTGGTCTCTGCACTGGACAG ATAAAGACGGGAGCTCCCTGCAGATCTGAGCGTCTTGCAAAATACAACCAGCTGCTGAG AATTGAAGAGGAACTGGGCAGCAAGGCACGCTTTGCTGGcaggaacttcaggaaaccagTCATTAACTGA